The Borrelia puertoricensis genome has a segment encoding these proteins:
- the bdr gene encoding Bdr family repetitive protein has product MGLAQRVITQQMVIAELTKAGIKRDIAIDLSYRYYRNELTHKDIEFLKENFDIKLKHLEDGISSVKDELNTKIDTKFNELDKKIDTVESNFNLKLEKVEALLQSEIQRVETTLKSDIKDLDNKIDTKFNELDNKIEKSTLEFKNTSKLHNWMFGTIITLTLGILLALLLK; this is encoded by the coding sequence AACGAGTTATTACACAGCAAATGGTTATAGCTGAACTTACTAAAGCCGGTATTAAGAGAGATATTGCTATTGATCTGTCTTATAGGTATTATCGTAATGAGCTTACGCACAAAGATATTGAATTCTTAAAAGAAAACTTTGATATAAAATTGAAACACTTAGAAGATGGGATTAGTAGTGTTAAGGATGAGCTTAATACCAAAATAGATACTAAATTTAATGAACTCGATAAAAAAATAGACACCGTTGAGAGTAACTTTAACCTTAAGCTTGAAAAAGTTGAAGCTCTCTTACAATCTGAGATTCAAAGGGTTGAGACAACTTTAAAATCTGATATTAAGGACCTTGATAATAAGATAGATACTAAATTCAATGAACTTGATAATAAGATAGAGAAATCTACATTAGAATTTAAAAACACATCTAAACTCCATAATTGGATGTTTGGTACTATCATAACTCTTACTTTAGGTATTTTATTAGCATTATTATTGAAATAA